A single Vigna radiata var. radiata cultivar VC1973A chromosome 8, Vradiata_ver6, whole genome shotgun sequence DNA region contains:
- the LOC106771068 gene encoding E3 ubiquitin-protein ligase SGR9, amyloplastic — MEETSTSVIMAALSTLTPSQFSDLTHSILSTTLHHHRRLAFLLSSPTLFSLTLHHLHNLSLPQKTLLIARHLLSFLHLLTATSPPLSTATRQRDLDAALLLLLLCETHNHNSHALEAPFSQWRVNLSTIFSDSLLALSFAPFGSCTGSTVLIPFVETVTRCWRLVGALECGGVKESGEVAASATAVVALPSVEVRAGGIECAICREEMTIGRDVCELPCQHLFHWVCILPWLGKRNTCPCCRFRLPSDDVVGEIERLWEILVKTAAKDS; from the coding sequence ATGGAAGAAACATCAACATCTGTCATCATGGCTGCACTCTCCACCCTCACCCCTTCCCAATTCTCAGATCTCACCCACTCCATTCTATCCACTACCCTTCATCACCATCGCCGTCTCGCCTTTCTCCTTTCTTCCCCGACGCTCTTCTCTCTAACCCTCCACCACCTCCACAACCTCTCTCTCCCCCAGAAGACGCTTCTCATCGCCCGCCACCTCCTCTCCTTTCTCCACCTCCTCACTGCCACCTCCCCGCCGCTGTCCACTGCCACGAGGCAGCGCGACCTCGACGCTGCacttctcctcctcctcctttgCGAAACGCACAACCACAATTCACATGCCCTCGAGGCACCCTTTTCCCAATGGAGGGTCAACCTTAGCACCATCTTCTCCGATTCATTGTTGGCTCTTTCCTTTGCACCCTTTGGGTCATGCACGGGCTCGACGGTGCTGATTCCCTTCGTTGAGACCGTGACGCGGTGCTGGAGACTCGTCGGTGCACTGGAATGCGGCGGAGTAAAGGAATCGGGGGAGGTGGCTGCGTCGGCTACGGCGGTGGTGGCGCTGCCATCGGTGGAGGTGAGGGCGGGTGGGATAGAGTGTGCGATATGCAGAGAGGAGATGACAATAGGGAGGGACGTGTGCGAGTTGCCATGTCAGCACTTGTTTCATTGGGTGTGTATCTTACCGTGGCTTGGGAAGAGGAACACGTGTCCTTGCTGCAGGTTTCGGTTACCGTCCGATGATGTCGTAGGAGAGATCGAACGGCTGTGGGAAATCTTGGTTAAAACGGCTGCAAAAGATTCGTAG
- the LOC106769846 gene encoding LOW QUALITY PROTEIN: pentatricopeptide repeat-containing protein At2g37310-like (The sequence of the model RefSeq protein was modified relative to this genomic sequence to represent the inferred CDS: inserted 1 base in 1 codon; substituted 1 base at 1 genomic stop codon) gives MGIRSLLAPTLQFQIGNLRQRLSCPGVDFSAYGSAIQYCSDHRLIRQGRQLHARLILFSVKPDNFLASKLILLYSKSDRAREARKVFDATPRRNTFTWNAMLLGYSFNAMFRDALNLFVSFTSSSNANASPDNFTISCILKTIPSSFCSPNLAKEVHCFVLRRRFDSDIFILNALITCYCRCDEVWLARKVFDGMSNRDTVTWNAMIGGYSQRRYYDECKRLYMEMLTASGVAPNVVTAMSMMQACGQSMDLAFGIEVHRFVKENGIEMDISLSNAVVAMYAKCGRLEYARQLFEEMREKDEVTYGAIISGYMDYGFVEEAMNIFRGVENPGLNMSNAVISGMVQNEEFEGLFDLLRDLQGSGLCPNAVTLASVLPSFSYFSNLRGGKEVHGYAIRRGYEQNVYVATSIIDAYAKLGYIHGAKRVFDLSPNKSLVIWTSIISAYAAHGDAGLALGLYTQMLDKGIQPDPVTLTSVLTACAHSGLVDEAWDIFNSMPSQCGFQPLVEHYACMVGVLSRAGKLSEATLFISEMPIKPSAKVWGALLHGASVYGDVEVGKFACDHLFEIEPENTGNYMIMANLLSNAGKWEQAREVRERMKEIGLQKVRGSSWIETSGGLPSFIAKDVSNGRSDEIXALLEGXLGLMRGEGYVLQEELDYGNVQLITAFGSVY, from the exons ATGGGGATCCGTAGCCTGTTGGCTCCGACCCTTCAATTTCAAATCGGCAACCTCAGACAACGGCTCTCCTGCCCCGGCGTCGACTTCTCCGCCTATGGCTCCGCCATTCAGTACTGCTCTGACCACCGCCTCATCCGCCAGGGGAGGCAGCTCCACGCTCGCCTCATCCTTTTCTCCGTCAAACCCGATAACTTCCTCGCCTCGAAACTCATCCTCTTATACTCCAAGTCCGACCGCGCGCGCGAAGCGCGCAAGGTGTTCGACGCGACTCCCCGCAGAAACACCTTCACATGGAACGCCATGCTCCTTGGCTACTCCTTCAACGCAATGTTCCGCGACGCGCTTAATCTATTTGTGTCGTTCACCTCCTCCTCAAACGCCAACGCCTCCCCCGATAACTTCACCATATCCTGCATTTTGAAGACTATTCCGTCGTCGTTTTGTAGCCCCAATTTGGCGAAAGAGGTTCACTGTTTCGTTCTTCGTCGCAGGTTTGACTCggatatttttattctcaacgCGTTGATAACGTGTTACTGCAGGTGCGACGAGGTTTGGCTTGCGCGGAAGGTGTTCGACGGAATGTCCAACAGAGACACCGTGACGTGGAACGCGATGATTGGTGGGTATTCTCAGAGGAGGTATTACGACGAGTGTAAGAGGTTGTACATGGAGATGTTGACTGCTTCCGGGGTCGCACCCAATGTGGTTACAGCGATGAGCATGATGCAGGCATGTGGACAGTCCATGGACCTTGCGTTTGGAATTGAGGTACACCGTTTCGTGAAGGAGAATGGAATTGAGATGGATATTTCGCTTTCAAATGCTGTGGTCGCTATGTATGCCAAGTGTGGTCGTTTGGAGTATGCGCGGCAGTTGTTTGAAGAAATGCGGGAGAAGGATGAGGTTACTTATGGGGCAATTATTTCAGGGTACATGGATTACGGGTTTGTGGAAGAAGCCATGAATATTTTTCGAGGGGTGGAGAACCCTGGATTGAATATGTCGAATGCTGTGATTTCTGGTATGGTTCAGAATGAAGAGTTTGAAGGGTTATTTGATTTGTTACGGGATTTACAGGGTTCTGGTTTGTGTCCCAATGCTGTTACACTTGCTAGtgttcttccttcattttcgtATTTCTCAAACCTGCGAGGAGGAAAAGAGGTTCATGGTTATGCTATAAGGAGAGGTTATGAGCAAAATGTATATGTGGCAACCTCCATTATTGATGCTTATGCGAAGCTCGGGTATATTCATGGGGCAAAAAGGGTTTTTGATCTTTCACCGAATAAGAGTTTGGTTATTTGGACATCCATTATATCCGCTTACGCTGCTCATGGTGATGCTGGTTTGGCACTTGGTCTGTATACTCAAATGCTAGATAAAGGAATTCAACCTGATCCGGTGACTTTAACTTCTGTATTGACAGCTTGTGCTCATTCCGGATTGGTCGATGAAGCATGGGATATCTTTAATTCGATGCCTTCACAGTGTGGCTTTCAACCCTTGGTAGAGCACTATGCTTGCATGGTGGGTGTTCTTAGTCGAGCTGGAAAACTCTCAGAAGCTACACTATTCATTTCTGAAATGCCAATTAAACCAAGTGCTAAAGTTTGGGGTGCTCTGCTGCACGGGGCTTCGGTTTATGGTGACGTTGAAGTGGGAAAGTTTGCTTGTGATCATTTGTTTGAGATCGAGCCTGAAAATACTGGGAATTACATGATTATGGCCAATTTATTATCAAATGCTGGGAAATGGGAACAAGCTAGGGAGGTTagggaaagaatgaaagaaattgGGTTACAGAAGGTCCGTGGAAGTAGCTGGATTGAAACGAGTGGAGGGTTACCGAGTTTCATTGCCAAGGATGTGTCTAATGGTAGATCTGATGAAATTTAGGCGTTGCTGGAAG TGCTTGGTTTGATGAGGGGAGAAGGATATGTTTTACAGGAAGAGTTAGACTACGGGAATGTTCAGTTAATAACTGCATTTGGTAGCGTGTACTGA